One Nostoc sp. CENA543 genomic window, TCCCATATCTAATGAGGACAGTTTGCGCTAGGGTAGGAATTGACAAGCATTTGTGATTTCCAGTGTTTCTCTGTAAACGTCCAGTTGTATTCTTAAGTTTGGCTGTTTTACTCAATTTGTTAACAGCCTGTGCCAATGCACCAACTGCTAAAAATCTGGAACAGTCTTTAGCCGCAGATCCCAGGTTAAGTAACAATCCAGCAATTTTAGGTCAATCTCCTACAGGTGAGTCAACACCAGGAGTAAATCAACCATCGACCCAGTTACCTGCGGATTTTCCTCAAGATATCCCGTTATATCCCAACGCCACACTACAGGCAATCACCCCTGCTAGTGCTACAGAAAATCAGGTATCAACTCGTTGGCTGAGTTCTGACCCCAGCAATGCTATTACTAGTTTTTACCGCAACCAGTTGCAAGCCAAGAACTGGCAAATTGAGCAACAACCAACAGATGATGTAGAAGGCAGTTTTACTGCACGACGCAATGATTTACTGCTGAAGGTATCTGTTCAGCCGCAATCGGTGACTAATGCTGCACCTAATCAACCACAAACCTCCACATTACTCAAGATTGAGTACACACCAAATAGCACTGCTTCCACTCAACCGAATGCAACTGCATCAAATAGCGATGTTCCCCAACCAGGTGATCCACAGTTTATTGGCCCAGTACAGCCTGTAACCTCGGCAACACAACCAACACAAACAAATCAAACACCGACGGCGCAAGTATTCAATGATATTACTAAAGCACCGCTACAAATACAGCAATATATTCAAGATTTAGCGTCTTTAGGGGTGTTTACGGCAAATTCCGCAGCCAATAAAAACAATTCTCCCGACACAACCAAGCAATTTGAACCAGGTAAAATTATCACCCGTCGAGAATTTGCCCGGTGGTTAGTGGCTGCCAATAATGCGATGTATGCTAATAATCCAGCCAAGCAAATTCGTCTAGCGGCTGAAACTACCCAACCAACTTTTAGTGATGTCTCGCCTCAAGATGCTGATTTTGCCGCGATTCAGGGATTAGCAGAAGCAGGATTGATTCCTAGTCCCTTATCTGGTGATTCTACGGCTGTTTTGTTCCGTCCTGATGCACCCCTAACACGAGAACAATTGGTGTTATGGAAAGTACCTTTAGATACACGCCAAGCTTTACCTACAGCTAATTTAGAGTCAGTGAAGGAAACTTGGGGTTTCCAAGATATTGGTAAAATCGACCCCAAAGCATTACGGGCTGTTTTAGCAGATTTCTCCAATGGCGAACAAGCCAATATCCGTCGTGTGTTTGGTTATACAACCTTATTTCAACCCAAAAAACCAGTGACTCGTGCAGAAGCGGCGGCGGCGTTGTGGTATTTTGGTACTTCTGGCGATGGTATATCGGCTACTGAGGCACTGAAGTTAAAGCGATCGCCAACCTAAGTATAACAGCGTCAATATTTGTAGTTGGAATCAGGCAGGGGGCAAATTCTTTCTCCCTCTGCTCTCTTGCTTTCTCTGCTCACCAAAGCAATAGGATACTTTTTTAGTGGGAAATCCCTTCTATCTATCAGGGTTAAATTTGCAATGTTCACTGATTCTTGACAAAATCCCTATCATCATAAAGATTAGCTAATAATTTTCTCAAAACTGAATTTATTGCGTATATTTACTTTAGTTTGAAGATTAACCATGCAAGTTGTATTAGGGAAATTACTTATATCTTCCTTTCATCTTTCATGATTAAAAAATTTATAGCTAGATCATTGTTGATTAAGTTGATCAAGCTGCATAAGCAACCCCTAATCTGAAGTGAGAAAATTAAGGATGAAAAAGCAACTGGTAGCAGCAGGATTTTCTGTTCTTTGCTTGGTCTTGCCCCAAAAAGCAACTGCTGCAAGTTTGAGCCAGCTATACTTTTTTGGTGATAGCCTTTCTGATCCTGGTAATGCCTTTTCTCAAGTAGGCATACCTCCGAGTCCATACGTTAACGGGCGTTTTTCTGATGGCCGAGTCTGGGCAGAATATTTGGCAAAGAATCTAGGTTTGCAGGATACTAACTTCGCTTTCGGTGGTGCTACTACCGGTAATAGCAACACTATCACTCCACTCTTACCAGGACTATTTACACAGATAAATACTTTTATCAATACAAATCCTCAAGCTGATAGTGATGCTTTGTATGTCATATGGGCAGGAGCCAATGATTACCTTGGTGAGCGTGTGAGTAATCCGAATCTGCCATTGGTAAATCTAGATACTGCGGTGCGATCGCTAGCTGGTGTAGGTGCTAAGAATTTTTTAGTAGTTAATTTACCCAATTTAGGTGATATTCCAGGGACAAATGGCAATCCCATTCAATCTAATTTACTCAATAATTTAACTGGATTA contains:
- a CDS encoding S-layer homology domain-containing protein gives rise to the protein MFLCKRPVVFLSLAVLLNLLTACANAPTAKNLEQSLAADPRLSNNPAILGQSPTGESTPGVNQPSTQLPADFPQDIPLYPNATLQAITPASATENQVSTRWLSSDPSNAITSFYRNQLQAKNWQIEQQPTDDVEGSFTARRNDLLLKVSVQPQSVTNAAPNQPQTSTLLKIEYTPNSTASTQPNATASNSDVPQPGDPQFIGPVQPVTSATQPTQTNQTPTAQVFNDITKAPLQIQQYIQDLASLGVFTANSAANKNNSPDTTKQFEPGKIITRREFARWLVAANNAMYANNPAKQIRLAAETTQPTFSDVSPQDADFAAIQGLAEAGLIPSPLSGDSTAVLFRPDAPLTREQLVLWKVPLDTRQALPTANLESVKETWGFQDIGKIDPKALRAVLADFSNGEQANIRRVFGYTTLFQPKKPVTRAEAAAALWYFGTSGDGISATEALKLKRSPT
- a CDS encoding SGNH/GDSL hydrolase family protein, translating into MKKQLVAAGFSVLCLVLPQKATAASLSQLYFFGDSLSDPGNAFSQVGIPPSPYVNGRFSDGRVWAEYLAKNLGLQDTNFAFGGATTGNSNTITPLLPGLFTQINTFINTNPQADSDALYVIWAGANDYLGERVSNPNLPLVNLDTAVRSLAGVGAKNFLVVNLPNLGDIPGTNGNPIQSNLLNNLTGLHNQGLSSILTTLKQDLPTTKINIFDINALFSQAINSPDTFKFANVSQSCLSRLDICEPQKNKFLFWDNLHPTTYTHQIIARTAARQIRSQYVPEPSLALGMLTLGALGAASVLKRQRHVAALRIQSSKFKIQN